The following DNA comes from Diorhabda carinulata isolate Delta chromosome 3, icDioCari1.1, whole genome shotgun sequence.
TTAGTACGACAGGTATCAGTCATTTGTCAATGGTATTATACTTAGGGATTTGCCTGTCACTTGTCATTTGTCAAACAGCGATCTTCCATTTTCTTTACATCTGCATCCATGTTCCTTTTCGCTCGTTATTAAAATCCGATTCACACAAAATTAACTCCAGGTGCGTATTGAGCGAAGGTTTTTCGAAATTGCGTACCGAGGTTAATCAAATTGTCCTACCGAAAATCGACGTGACCAAACCGACTAGAGAGGCCAGAATCACTTGCCTCGTAGAATTGCCCGACGTCAGAGCTCGCATCACACACGACATACAATCGGACGAAAGCGAAAAGAAGGAgaaattgaaaaggaaaaagGACGCGGAGAGAAGTGCCAGGATTAAAAAACCGCTTTGAAtttgttaattgtttattattaaaagttttaaaattgatataattgaatatttgaattgtaTCTTGACATGACGTTTCGAACGAAAATCGAATATTCTAGATTCTTCTAGAATCTTCCAGGTTATATATTCGCCACGTGAAATTACTAAAAAGTGTTCGAATCTTCTAAATCCTTCCAGATTAAACATTTGCGTCGCgaaatttctggaaaatgtCAAATTGACGGCTTTTCAATCGACAAAcgactgtcatttgtcaattttttatactttatacCACCGATATCTGCCATTTACTCCATCCTTTATGAGATTTTCTGACATTTATTTAGTCATTTGTCAAATGTTCATGACATCTGTAGTTCATTTCGTGGataactgtcatttgtcaaacaTCAAATCGTTCACAAAGTTTCTGTCGTTCTATCAATCAATCCCCGTCATTTGTCAAACGTGTAATCCTCCACAAGGTTTCTCGTATTTCGTTTATTCTTCATGACGTTATCGGTGTCTTAGTTGACAGATACGTCATTTGTCaaatctaaaattttcaaaaacgttttcagTATTTTCTAACACTCGCAAATAACGTTCCGTGCTCTTTATTTGACAaataattgtcatttgtcaattaTATTCATTCTTTATGAAGTTTTCGGTGTCTTAGTTGACAGATACGTCATTTGTCAAATCtaaaattctctaaaatgtTTTCAGTATTTTCTAACACTCGCAAATAACGTTCCGTGCTCTTTATTTGACAaataattgtcatttgtcaattaTATTCATTCTTTATGAAGTTTTCGGTGTCTTAGTTGACAGATACGTCATTTGTCaaatctaaaattttcaaaaacgttttcagTATTTTCTAACACTCGCAAATAACGTTCCGTGCTCTTTATTTGACAaataattgtcatttgtcaattaTATTCATTCTTCATGACGTTTTCGGTGTCTTAGTTGACAGATACGTCATTTGTCaaatctaaaattttcaaaaacgttttcagTATTTTCTAACACTCGCAAATAACGTTCCGTGCTCTTTATTTGACAaataattgtcatttgtcaattaTATTCATTCTTCATGACGTTTTCGGTGTCTTAGTTGACAGATACGTCATTTGTCAAACCTAAAATTATTCTCCATAAGGGTTTTTATACTTTCTGACATTAGCAAACtacttttatgaaattttttgttctctATTTGACAGAcaattgtcatttgtcaattatgtcatatttcaagagtttttgtttcatttttcaaaaattgtcatttattcAGAATCCTGTTACTTTATCGACAGATTACTGACATTTGTCAATtataatgtcattttttaagaatttttttcgtctttttttttacaaaaaactgaaatttgtcGATTCTGTTGTTTTTCAAGACGAGATAACTTTTTCTGCCTCTTCTTCGACACACAAgtgtcatttgtcaaaaatttactTCGGGCTTATTTAGACGTCATTGAATgacaactgtcatttgtcagtTGATGTTTTTTCCTCTTTTCGAGTCAGTTTTCAACTGATTATCAATTATTCGGTATTACAACGCCATctatcgttttatttttaacaaacacctgtcatttgtcaaaaatttgaatgtatGGTTTATAAGTCATGGAATGACATCTGTCATTTGTCGATTCTGTTGTTTTTCAAGACGAGATAACTTTTTCTGCCTCTTCTTCGACACACAAgtgtcatttgtcaaaaatttactTCGGGCTTATTTAGATGTCATTGAATgacaactgtcatttgtcagtTGATGTTTTTTCCTCTTTTCGAGTCAGTTTTCAACTGATTATCAATTATTCGGTATTACAACGCCATctatcgttttatttttaacaaacacttgtcatttgtcaaaaatttgaatgtatGGTTTATAAGTCATGGAATGACATCTGTCATTTGTCGATTTTGTTgtcttttgagtttttttgtCTTTGCAAGTCAGTTTTCAATTGACAATCAATCGTGTTGTATTTTAACGCCATCTGtcgttttattttcaacaaacaaCCGTCATTTGTCAAAGAATCGACTATTAATGAATAGATATTTCGATATATAATCGAAAAATCGATCAGAATTTGATTGAAACGCCagcgaaatatttttttccgtaTATACCGTATGAATTAAAaacgattttctttttttattcgtgTCAAAAGGCCCAAAACGGAATTAGTCCACACTGTATAGTTACTCTACCTAACAGCAACGGTATGCAGCTTTTACTGTGCTACGACAACGAGGGCGTATACGTCAACACCTACGgtcgaatatcaaaaaacatgCTACTCCAGGTAAGTTTACCCCCCAAAAAACCCccaattttaattttccatcgattttaataattttatgtttcagTGGGGCGAGATGCCGACTTCGGTCGCCTACATAGGCACCGGTCAAATAATGGGCTGGGGTAACAAGGCCATCGAAATCCGCTCGGTGGAGTCCGGACATTTAGACGGTGTATTTATGCATAAAAAATCgcagcggttaaaatttttGTGCGAAAGAAACGATAAGGTGTTTTTTTCTAGTGCGAAGAGCGGTTCCTcgtgtcaaatttattttatgaccCTCAACAAACCCGGAATGGCCAATTGGTAACGCGCCATCGGGGCAATCCGGCAACGTCGACGCAGTTGGAGAGGAAATTGTGTCGCGGCGTTCGTCGGGTCACTCGGTATGCGAGCGATCGCtggaaaagtgattttttttttcttttctttttcggAAAAATTGGTATGATTGTAAAACgtgggaaattttttttatatatacatttttaaacgGTGCgtgtttttcactttttttttcgggtattttggtcaatttttttcagtacGGTCCTAGTAACTTACTTTTTTCCGTAGGTTATAGGTTCGTgactatttttttcctttttacgaATTTTTCTCATTACGTCCCTGTCGTTTTTATAGGATCCCCTTTTTCCTTATCGTGACGtcatattttcgttaaaaaaattatcgaaatgaCAATTTTTCTCCACGAATTTCGTTTTCTTTAAttacgattttttataaaatttttgagtacgttcttttttcgattttctcaaattttcgccaaaatctatgaaaaacaattttttcacgtAGAATTTTTCTCATTACGTCCCTGTCGTTTTTATAGGATCCCCTTTTTCCTTATCGTGACGtcatattttcgttaaaaaaattatcgaaatgaaaatttttctccaCGAATTTCGTTTTCTTTAActacgattttttataaaatttttgagtacgttcttttttcgattttctcaaatttttgccaaaatctatgaaaaacaattttttcacgtAGAATTTTTCTCATTACGTCCCTGTCGTTTTTATAGGATCCCCTTTTCCTTATCGTGACGtcatattttcgttaaaaaaattatcgaaatgaaaatttttctccaCGAATTTCGTTTTCTTTAActacgattttttataaaatttttgagtacgttcttttttcgattttctcaaatttttgccaaaatctatgaaaaacaattttttcacgtAGAATTTTTCTCATTACGTCCCTGTCGTTTTTATAGGATCCCCTTTTCCTTATCGTGACGtcatattttcgttaaaaaaattatcgaaatgaaaatttttctccaCGAATTTCGTTTTCTTTAActacgattttttataaaatttttgagtacgttcttttttcgattttctcaaatttttgccaaaatctatgaaaaacaattttttcacgtAGAATTTTTCTCATTACGTCCCTGTTGTTTTTATAGGATCCCCTTTTTCCTTATCGTGACGtcatattttcgttaaaaaaattatcgaaatgaaaatttttctccaCGAATTTCGTTGTTTAAACAActacgattttttataaaatttttgagtacgttcttttttcgattttctcaaattttcgccaaaatctatgaaaaacaattttttcacgtAGAATTTTTCTCATTACGTCCCTGTCGTTTTTATAGGATCCCCTTTTCCTTATCGTGACGtcatattttcgttaaaaaaattatcgaaatgaaaatttttctccaCGAATTTCGTTTTCTTTAActacgattttttataaaatttttgagtacgttcttttttcgattttctcaaattttcgccaaaatctatgaaaaacaattttttcacgtagaatttttttcatttttttttatttctattactaccttttttctcaaaaattttatcactcgaatttttttcattacgtCCCTGTCGTTTCAGATCCTCTTTCCCCTAGTATGACGTCACATATTGTTATcaattatcaattgaaaaaagttcaGAAATTTCAAGGAATATCTAAGTTCGATCCTATTCGTCCAATTTTCTCAAATCATTgccaaaatctataaaaaaaatattttttacgtcagtttcatttttttgtgatttttaccccccaatttcattaatatttctttttcttttatttttccatatttcttaCAATTCGCaacatttatgaaaaacaatttcggtatttaattatttcaaattcataatAATCACCTACCCATTTTCCAACGTTGCCACTGGTGctattttttcttcgaaatcgagataattttgaaattctaaggaaaaaaagtgaaaatcgCGACCGCAGCTTGGATACGTTGGGTGCCaacaagttttgaaaaaaaaaatgctcaCCGAGGTGTAGataagtcaaaataaaattagcaTAATTAATTGTTAGTTAACTTTTGTAagtagttattttttaaaaatacgaaATGAACCGTTGccacgtttaaaaaaaaacagcagatatacaaattttttaatgatcgatttattgatgaaaattttgtttttgtcgatttcttcttcgtttttatcgcaattttcgagtttttgtcagtatttattttgtatttttaaaatggctactattttgtaaataaatatatatataaatctacgtaaaatttaaaaaaataaaccttttaataacaatttttattgcaatatAGTGTTGTAGCACTGTACCCTGGTGAAATTAGACAAAATTAGGGTAATTTGAGGTAACCATTTTTATACTAGTCCCAAAAACGGAAATTgtgttttgtaataataaaaaaaagtgcaaaaattctttccaaaaaaaaaaaattatcgttgGATTTTGGAAGTTAATGTCGATATACTTTCAACCCCCCCcctcctcaattttttttccatttctatcaaaaatatttaaacataataTCGTATTACCccgtatattcaaaatttatgttcAAATGTGGCAAAATTCCGTTGAGCACATTGTATATtcgattcgattttttttcatgtgtatgttaattaaaataattaaattaatttttttttctaaaaaagtatttcgaaagtattcatcaaaaaaaattgcgattataattttgaaattttcgatattattttgaaattatattgtatcaccctatatattcaattttcagtaGAGACTATATccaaattatgaatttttatttaaccaCCTTGTATATTAGAGTTATTTAATTGAtgttttaattaagaaaattatacaaGGTAGGTCAAAACTAatagacaaaatagaaaaatgcaaaaacttttttgtaaaattattttgaaaatattcgtgACTGAATTTCACTTTTTagcaataaaatttaatgagaaattgaaaattgctattttcaaatTCCTGTTTGCGAATTTTtgacactttttatttatttttttgttacttttttagCAAATATTGCGAAAGTTATATTGAATCACCCTGTAAGCTCATTTTTTGGCATAAACTATACACAAACTACGAATTCTCATTTATCtaccttttatatattttttttccaaaaagtgatgaaattccaccaaaacaagtttcacaaaattgaatttctaatatcactctgtataataatttttcttttattcatatgacgttttattttgataaaatttaatatttggtggaatttgaatatttaaaaaatattcaactggaaattaacttttttattttgaattgaaaaaaataatttttttaggtataattccacaaaaaattactattgactaaattttttctataaaatattttggtgtttccctaaatattccaccaaaaaaaaatttacaaaacgagttcgtttttatgaaaaaaattaatatttggtGGAATGAAAACATTGTGATCACGaatttttatagagaaaaaatattccatcaaaacaaacaatttcCAATAGCAAGTtgtttatttgatgaatttttttcttaaaatttaatatttggtggaattggttacgaaatttttcaaatattttggattttccctaaatattccaccaaaataaaagttttacattaaTGACCTcgtttatatgataaaatttgatatttggtGGAATTGAAGATTTAGAAATCagcatttgaataaaaaaaatttttttcttgttttcaaaatgttcttaaatccaaatttgaaatatgagtagtaatgaattgaaattattttcgaaataattttacaaaaaaaaattgtttttcgtaatattttcaattaaaacatttctgAGATTCCATAAATATTCCACCAACGTTTtcgtttatatgaaaaaatttaatatcccGTGGAATTATTTGTtaggaaaaaaaaaagatttcgtttttccaaaattttcattttcacattaaaatattttggggattttccttaaatattccaccaaaataaaagttttacattaaTGACCTcgtttatatgataaaatttgatatttggtGGAATTGAAGATTTAGAAATCagcatttgaataaaaaaaatttttttcttgttttcaaaatgttcttaaatccaaatttgaaatatgagtagtaatgaattgaaattattttcgcaataattttacaaaaaaaaattgtttttcgtaatattttcaattaaaacatttctgAGATTCCATAAATATTCCACCAACGTTTtcgtttatatgaaaaaatttaatatcccGTGGAATTATTTGTTaggaaaaaaaaaaagatttcgtttttccaaaattttcattttcacattaaaatattttggggattttccttaaatattccaccaaaataaaagtttcactTAAACTcgtttatatgataaaatttaatatttggtgGAATTGAAGACTTCAAACATTTCAGAGTGTTcctaaatattccaccaaaacaaataattttaaataaaaagtttatttgatgaatttttttgttaaaatttaatttttgatggaattggttacaaatttttatttctaaatttttgtacgtccgaaattgaaatttgtagtGATAAAtgagttttcattattttacaaaaaaaaatgattatagtCATTTTTCCAATCAAACATTCGGGAGTTTCcctaaatattccaccaaatttgatatttgatggAATTGAAGATTTAGAGATCagcatttgaataaaaaaaaatttttcttgttttcaaaatattgaatccaaatttgaaatataaatagtaatgaattgaaattattttcgaaataattttacaaaaaaaaattgtttttcgtcatattttcaattaaaacatttctgAGATTCCATAAATATTCCACCAACGTTTtcgtttatatgaaaaaatttaatatcccGTGGAATTATTTGTTAGGAAAAAAAAGATTtcgtttttccaaaattttcattttcacattaaaatattttggggattttccttaaatattccaccaaaataaaagtttcactTAAACTcgtttatatgataaaatttaatatttggtgGAATTGAAGACTTCAAACATTTCAGAGTGTTcctaaatattccaccaaaacaaataattttaaataaaaagtttatttgatgaatttttttgttaaaatttaatttttgatggaattggttacaaatttttatttctaaatttttgtacgtccgaaattgaaatttgtagtGATAAAtgagttttcattattttacaaaaaaaaatgattatagtCATTTTTCCAATCAAACATTCGGGAGTTTCcctaaatattccaccaaatttgatatttgatggAATTGAAGATTTAGAGATCagcatttgaataaaaaaaaatttttcttgttttcaaaatattgaatccaaatttgaaatataaatagtaatgaattgaaattattttcgaaataattttacaaaaaaaaattgtttttcgtcatattttcaattaaaacatttctgAGATTCCATAAATATTCCACCAACGTTTtcgtttatatgaaaaaatttaatatcccATGGAATTATTTGttaggaaaaaaaatgatttcgtttctccaaaatcttcattttcacattaaaattttttggggatttaccctaaatattccaccaaaataaaagtttcacttaaataaactcgtttatatgataaaatttaatatttggtgGAATTGAAGACTTCAAACATTTCAGAGTGTTcctaaatattccaccaaaacaaataattttaaataaaaagttttatttgatgaatttttttgttaaaatttgatatttggtGGAATTGAAGATTTAGAGATCagcatttgaataaaaaaaaatttttcttgtcaaaatattcttaaatccaaatttgaaatatgagtaataatgaattgaaattgttttcgcaattttacaaaaaaaaatttttcgtaatattttcaattaaaacatttctgAGATTCCTTAAATATTCCAccaacgtttttatttatatgaaaaaatttaacatcccgtggaattatttgttaaaaaaaaaatgatttcgtttctccaaaatcttcattttcacattaaaattttttggggatttaccctaaatattccaccaaaataaaagtttcacttcaataaactcgtttatatgataaaatttaatatttggtgGAATTGAAGACTTCAAACATTTCAGAGTGTTcctaaatattccaccaaaacaaacatttaacaTTAACAGTGGATTTAAAGATTTATTCTCCCAAATATCACGTTAAATaactgaacaaaaataaaaaaaaaacaacttccAATTTGcatgaatttattttccaatcaaCCCGCCACTATTTCCATTgctctttttttaattatttccaaagAGACGGTATatgtgtgattttttttttatagttaataacatttatataaatatcattttattaatattattattcgaaatattaaaagttatattatgaatttactcggattttcatttcacaaaacCGCCGCATCTCCCGGATACCCCTTAACCCCCAGCCCCGTAACCCTGTAAACACCCCCGTGTTGCGGCGGCGGAAGCACCACTCCATCGATCGCGAATCGGGCGCTCGTCACGTACAACTCGTCTAAATTCGCCCCTCCAAAAGCCACCGACgtaacctaaaaaaaaaaaattacaaaaatccgTTTCATTCCACCAAAAATCACTCACTTGTTTAGCCGGTATCGGGATCGACGTTAAAAGCGTTTCGGGTTTCCTGGGATCGATTTTAATGACTTTATACCCGTTGAATACCGCCACCCATAAATTTCCATCGGTATCGATCGCCATTCCATCGGGAAATCCtcctattttgtttttatccaGGTCGAAAATCGGTTTACCGTTAGCTGAAATTGACGTTTCGGTGGAaagaattccattttttttttctgcatTACTTACACATGTTGCCGGTTCTAATGTCGAAATCGTACTCCTCGACGCAAACTTTGAACGTATCGATGTAGTACATTTTTTTAAGTTCTTCGTTCCAGGCTAGTCCGTTCGAAATGCCTATTTGACCGAGGCGTTTCGTTACAGTTTTATTTTCGAACGAATAAAGAGATCCTCTTCCTCGTACCGGTTGACCGTTCACTCGTTCTTCACCCATCGTAccttacaaaaatatttttttcacataataccGAAATCCGGAAACGGTTTTCGATCAAATTCGACTACTGACCCCTTAACTCATGGATTTGACTcccaagaaaaagaaaattggctGCTGATGAGCAAAAACTTTCATATCACCATCAGATAGAAGAAGAAACTACTGTACATATTATCTGCAATTGTCAAAGTCTGTTAAAAACTAAAAGGATTTAACCTAGTGGAAGATTCTTGTACTAAAACAAGCATTCCGAGAAGATTTTCCTATTCTGGAGAGCCACAATGGGACACCAGGATCCCCTATCCTTTAAAATCGATGTTATAGACCCTTTTACCAAAGCTAGTAGCTCTTAAAAGGATCTTCTAATTCTGGAGAGCCTCTTTCAGTGGCCAAAAGGACTTACAATGTGTCTACAGTCATAGTACGGGACTTTATACGAAAACCAATACCTCTAAGAACATATTCCGAAAACCCCTAAGGAGCTTTAAGGattaaaacaactaaaataGTTAACGAAGTGATTACCAAATCAATTAGGACTTACAAAACATTCCCAATTACAGTTTTGGTAGTAATAGGTACTGGTACCAATATCAGCAACGCCTTATAAGGATTTTTCGATTCTGGAGACCTCCTTTGAGACACCGAAAGGTGTTACCAAAGCTAGTAGCTCTTAAAAGGATCTTCTAATTCTGGAGAGCCTCTTTCAGTGGCCAAAAGGACTTACAATGTGTCTACAGTCATAGTACGGAACTTTAAACGAAAACCAATACCTCTAAGAACATATTCCGAAAACCCCTAAGGAGCTTTAAGGattaaaacaactaaaataGTTAACGAAGTGATTACCAAATCAATTAGGACTTACAAAACATTCCCAATTACAGTTTTGGTAGTAATAGGTACTGGTACCAATATCAGCAACGCCTTATAAGGATTTTTCGATTCTGGAGAGCTCCTTTGAGACACCGAAAGGTGTTACCAAGATAATTATGGTCGACAAGTCTTCTCCTATCATAATAATTGTATTGATAGACCCTTTTACCAAAACCAAAGGGACTACAAGACCTCTATCATCACTGTATTGGTAGTAATAGATACTTGCAACAATGCCAGCTAAACCTTAGGAGGATTTTTCAATTCTAGACGGCCCCCATGAGACTGGAAAAACAATTAGGGTCGACAAGGTCTCTCAATTAATAGTAAAGGCTATGATAGACCTTGATATATGACTCAGTGACCTTATAAGAACTTTAGAGGTGATTCTGAAGAACCTTTATGAACCAAAGGGACCTCAAATTGATTACCGAGGCAACTAGGACCAAATATGCCTCTCCATTCATAGTAATGGTAGTCATAGATCTTTGTATTGAAGCCAGTGACTCTAGAAGGAGTTTTCAATTCCGTAGAGCCTTTGGTAGAGGCTGGAGAAACTCCAAAACTATTACTAAGATGTCTCTAGGAGAACTTGGAAGAGCCTTAGTGAACTAGAGCTATTAAAGGAGTTAACTAAGTGATTACCTAGGCAATTATGAATTACAAGGCTTCAAATAATGGTAGCAACGGATCCTTATTAGGACTTAAAAGGTCTCCATTCACAGTAAGATCCTTCTGCGAAAGCCAGTGATTTTAGGAAGGATTTTCCAATCCTGGTGAGGTTCCAACAGAGACCAAGTGGACTGCAAAGGGATTACCAAGACAATTAGGATCGAAAAGACTTCTCCATTTAtaataatgacatttttagGCACTTGCACGAAAGGCGGCGATCCTATAAGAACTTTCTGGAGGATTTTGAATGAACTAGATCGACCAAAGGGGTTTACCAACGTAATTAAGACTTACAAAGTTGAAATAGTCGATATAATCAGTTTAAATGCAATAGGAATTTCAAAGCGTCGTTTCGACGAGAGGATCATTCGTTTGGGTGATAAAGTCGACACGGGTAAATCACTTACCGGCCCAAATTCTTCCAGAAGGATCGCATTTTCCGTCGTTGAACCTATTCGTGAGAAGTTCTGTTCTCTCGTTATCTACTTCgtataatttttggtaattcGATGGTTTTTCGGCGATGCCATCCCAAGTGACGATCAACAATTCTCTGTCGACGCTAACGATGAATTTGTCTTTTTCTCCTTTGATCGGAACGATCAAACTCACCATATTTATTTCTGAAATGGATGGTTGGAAACGTCACAATTTTATTGTCCACTAGGTACGTTATACTACGAGGGGTATTCAAAAAAAAAGCAGTCGGTTGATGTCGTTCGAAAGGAGAGAAGTACGAAGCATTCTAGAAAGCCTCAATGAGTGGCCAAAGAGACTACCAAGTGACTAGGTAGACATTTAAGATCAAGAAAGTCTCTCCAATGATAATAATGGAAGTAATACATCCTTCTATCAAAACCAGAGGTACTTTCAAACCTTGGAAAGCCTCAATTAACGACCAAAAGGTCCACAAAGTGATTACCAAGACAATTAGAACCAATAACGTCTTTCCTTATACAGTAATGGCACCAATAGATCCTTTTACTAAAGCTAGTGATGATCAAAAGAATTTTCAGCTGTTGAAGAGCCTCAATTAACGACCAAAAGGTTTACAAAGTAATTACCAAGACAGTTAGAGTCTACAAGGTCTCTCCTTACACAGTAATGGCACCAATAGATCCTTTTACCAAAGCTAGTGATGGTCAAAAGGATTTTCAGCTATTGAAGAGCCTCAATTAACGACCAAAAGGTCTACAAAGTGATTACCAAGACAATTAGAACCAATAACGTCTTTCCTTATACAGTAATGGCACCAATAGATCCTTTTACCAAAGCTAGAGATGGTCAAAAGGATTTTCAGCTATTGAAGAGCCTCAATTAACGACCAAAAGGTCTACAAAGTGATTACCAAGACAATTAGAACCAATAACGTCTTTCCTTATACAGTAATGGCACCAATAGATCCTTTTACCAAAGCTAGAGATGGTCAAAAGGATTT
Coding sequences within:
- the LOC130891956 gene encoding regucalcin-like isoform X2 gives rise to the protein MNPKVELLEDIPSVELGEGPHWDVDTQSLFFVDIFGHSIHKYTPSTKKHSKAIIDLHKTSPDDKYDKINMVSLIVPIKGEKDKFIVSVDRELLIVTWDGIAEKPSNYQKLYEVDNERTELLTNRFNDGKCDPSGRIWAGTMGEERVNGQPVRGRGSLYSFENKTVTKRLGQIGISNGLAWNEELKKMYYIDTFKVCVEEYDFDIRTGNMSNGKPIFDLDKNKIGGFPDGMAIDTDGNLWVAVFNGYKVIKIDPRKPETLLTSIPIPAKQVTSVAFGGANLDELYVTSARFAIDGVVLPPPQHGGVYRVTGLGVKGYPGDAAVL
- the LOC130891956 gene encoding regucalcin-like isoform X1, producing the protein MQSKRTVAILLIALYNCRTYNFSVVEKMNPKVELLEDIPSVELGEGPHWDVDTQSLFFVDIFGHSIHKYTPSTKKHSKAIIDLHKTSPDDKYDKINMVSLIVPIKGEKDKFIVSVDRELLIVTWDGIAEKPSNYQKLYEVDNERTELLTNRFNDGKCDPSGRIWAGTMGEERVNGQPVRGRGSLYSFENKTVTKRLGQIGISNGLAWNEELKKMYYIDTFKVCVEEYDFDIRTGNMSNGKPIFDLDKNKIGGFPDGMAIDTDGNLWVAVFNGYKVIKIDPRKPETLLTSIPIPAKQVTSVAFGGANLDELYVTSARFAIDGVVLPPPQHGGVYRVTGLGVKGYPGDAAVL